The DNA segment TTTCGTCGTCTGGGCGTCCGACCGAACGAACTTCGGTTGGCGGTGATTCGACGTGCAATCGTGCGAACATCACGAAGCCTTTCCAAGCGATGTTTGCAGGCGAAATCGACCGAGGATGCGCTGCAACTGTCGCGCGTCGCGACATCGGCGTACCGTTTGATGGATCCGCGTCTGCGGACCAACATTCATCAACGGGCTCACGTCGGACGGATCTTGCCGAGCACGCTGAGCCTGGCGGGCAACACAAACTTTTTTAACCGCGCTGGCGCAGCCGATGCAAGTTTCGCGGGATCCGATCCAAGCGAATCCGATTCGTCGGCCACCGAAACGGTCGACGCGAACGAATGGATAGCGGGGATCGACTTTCCTTCGTTGGAAACGCCTGTCGCTAGAAACTCTGACACTGTCTGGCTGCAAAAGCTTGGCGATGATGACTTATTGGAATCAACTCCCCAGTCGAGACGCCTAAAACGACTGCGACGAAAACTATTGCCATCGTGGACGTGGTTCGCAATCGGCGGCTTGATTGCCAGTGTCGCGGTGGGCTTTTCGACGATGGCGCCGAAATTCGACTCCCCTTATTCGCAAGCGATAGAACAAACAACAGCGTCGCGTGTGCCTGCGAGCGTGCGTCAACCCAGCATTCTCGAACAAGAACTACCAGCGCCCAGCAATCAATCAGCAGAGCCGATCGTCGAATCGGAACGCACTGAATTCCTGCCGGATCCTTTTGCCAACCCGATCACTTACGCGGCGCCGTTGGTTTCACCGGCCGACTCGGATGACACCGAGATGCTTGCCCCATCGGTGTTCCTACCATCAAGCAACGATGGGGAACCGAAGAACAATCTGCTTGCCAACCGGGACTTGGCCTCCGTCGCCAATCCGACGCCAAACGAACCAGCGGAAGCATTCGCAACAGCGCCATTGCCGACCGCACCAGCCGAACCGACCGAGTCGCCTGACGAAGCCCGTGTTCGCGAGTTCTTAGAAAAAGTTGACGATGCCGACACCGAGGGGCCAAACAACGATTTGCACCGTATCGGCTTGGCCCTTTGCGAATCACTGCTAGCCGGTGAATCATTCGATCGATGCGACCAGATCACCGACCGCTTGATGAGCACCGATTTTAGTGGCGCGCGTTCAAGTAAACTTGCGGACGTGAATGCAGTTCGATTGGCTACCAAACAGATGCGGCGGATGCATCATTCGCTCGCTCAGTACACTCAGTCGCCACGAACGCTTCAGCAACAGATCGATTCAACGAGCATCAAGGCAGAGATTGAGCATGCAGGCGCACTTGGCCGATACGAGTGCTTGATGCTGCGTCGATGGAATTACGATTCGCTTTCTCGACTTACCGAGTCCACCGACACTCGCATCGCATCGCTGGCGCGTCAAGAACTTGCGATGCCGGTTGACGCTCCTGCTGATGAATTAGCCGACATGGCACAGCGATGGCTCAGTGCCGCAAAGCGAGCCGATGGGCGAGCATCCGAGTCGATGCAACTTCACGCGATCGATTGGATGCAGCGCGCAAGCAACGCAGCCAGTGGACTGCTGCGATTGAATCAACTGCGATTGATTGACGAACAACTCGACACTCTTCCGCTTCACCTGCGAACGCCCTTCGCACTGCTAGCGACATCACCGCTTGCGCCAACAGCGTTCCTCGAAATACAGACTCCTGCCGATCAACCCACCATCAAACAAACGCCCACTCCATCGCCCTCAACCGAATCAAGCATGAGCGGTCGGATGCTGGCGATCTTTGATGCCGAAGCCGACGCAACCGACCTTGGCGTCCAGATTGATTACCAGCTGGACGTGGCAATCAAGCCATCGATGATTCAAACCGTCCGGAAGCGTTTCAAACAGGAAATTTCAGGGTTGAAGTTTCGTTTTGTCGGCGACCTGAATCTTGACCGCGTCCAAATGGCTAAGGTATCGATCGCTGCTGGGGTCGACGCTCGCAAACAGTCGGTTTCAATCGATGGCACATGCGTGACGTTTGATCCGCTGGATTCTGCGACCGAGATCCTGCTGTCCGCGGGTGCTCATCGTGTCGTTTGGACGTTCGACAGCGAAAACTTGGCGTCCGCCATTTTCCTTGGCATCCATGATGCAGATACGGGATTACGGATCCCCATGGCACCGGCCAACGACAATGCCTTGCCGTTGCAAACCGAATTGACGGTTACCATGCTTCGCAGCGACAACTGAACCGTCTTGCGAACAATCAGCCGCTGAACCACCGAAATCGTCGCCAGGCTTTTCGGGTTGATCCATTTGATTCGTCACATCACTAGGCAACGGCCTACAATGCGGGGACATTGAATCGGAACCCAACACAGGACTTGTCGGTATGAACGCCATCGTGGCCCCACCCCAACCCCGCACTCTTGCCGAACTGACCCAAAGTGGATGGGAATCGAAGACTGTCAAACAAGAGATTCGCGATAACTTCACGCGAATGTTGGCCGCTCGCGAAGAACTTTTTCCGGGCATGATCGGTTACGAAGACACCGTGATCCCAGAAATCAACCTAGCATTGTTAGCCGGGCACGACATGCTGTTCTTGGGTGAAAAGGGACAAGGCAAGAGCCGCATGATGCGGATGTTGACGCGATTTCTAGACGAGTGGATTCCGTACATTGACCATCCCGATCTGCCCATTCACGAAGACCCCGCAAAGCCGATCTCGTCACTGGGCAAGCGATTAGTCGCAGAACATGATCCTGCCGATATAAAAATTGGCTGGTGGCATCGCAAGCAGCGGTACGCCGAACGATTGAGCCCCGGTACAAAGTTCGCCGACATCATCGGCGAGATTGATCCCGCGAAACTGACTGGTGGCGTCAGCATGAGCGCCGAGGAAGCCCTCTCCTTTGGGCTGATCCCGCGAATGCACCGCGGCATCTTTGCGATGAACGAGTTGCCGGAACTAGACGAATTGGTCCAGGTCGGCTTGTTCAACATTCTGGAAGAACGTGACGTTCAAATTCGTGGCTATCCCATTCAGTTTGACATCGACGTGATGATCCTGTTCTCGGCTAACCCGTCGACATACAACCGCAGCGGAAAGGTGATCCCGCAGTTGAAGGACCGAATCGGAACGATTGTGCAAACTCACTATCCGGCCGAGCGTGATCAAGGAATTGCAATCCTGCAGCAGGAAGTTGGCGAACAGCTCGACGGTGAATATCCGGTATCGGTACCCTACTTCATGTACCAGATCGTCGAAGAGATCACCAATCAAGCCCGGCGCAGCAAGTACATCGACCAAGCTTCCGGTGTGTCAGCGAGGTTCTCACTGGCGAACTTCCGAACGATCGTCGCCTCCGCTCGCCAACGAGGCATCGTCAACGACGAGAAACCGGCCGTGCCGCGGATTAGCGATCTTGGCCACTTATATGCCAGCTCGCTTGGCAAGCTAGAACTCGACCTGATGGGAACTCACCAGATGAGCGAACGCCAAGTCTTGGATGCCGTCGTGGCCGAAGCCATCCGGATCGTGTTTGGCGAGTACGTCGAGGAACACGGGCTTGCTGAGATCGCCGAGATTTTTCGTGGCGGCGTTCGAATTGAAGTCGGCGACATGCTGCCCAGCAGCGACTATGCCGAACGACTGAAGAGCGTTCCACCGGCGTGGGACAAAGCCTTCGAAGTCAACGCGAGTGAGAATGAAGCCGTGCGTGCTTCGTGCGTCGAGTTTGTCTTGGCGGGCTTGTACAGCATGGACAAAATCAGCCGCAGCCAACGCCACGGCAAAATCCAGTACGAAGTCTGATTGAATCCCACGCAGTTCGTTCACCGAGTGTTGGAATATCCTATGAAGTCTCGCGTCGGCGGCATCATTCACGCCTACCAGAAGTACGATCCCGCTTCGTTCCCGCCTCCCACCCAGGAACCGCCGGACTTGGTATCGCCCGCTTTCGAGCAGGCGATGATGTACGGCAACTATCGAGAACTGTCTGCCGAAGAACTCGCCCGCGCGGTCAAGCTAGATCCCAGCCAAATCGCGGGACTCGGGCCCAGCCTGGACATGCTGCGCGCAATGCTGGAAGAACGCAAACGAAGGATTCTTGAAACGTACGAAGCGAAAACGGTCCAGAAGAAGGCACGGAAAGCCTATTTCAATTCGTCAAAGAACGTACGGGTTCCCAAGAACCAAGAGAAAGCTTTTCGCCAAGCGATCACTTACGAACAGCCCTACATCATCGAACAAATTTGGTATCACGCCGACAGCGACAACAGCGAACTGGCGCGCAGCCTGATGAACATCAGCGCTCGCATGAGCGACAAGCACAACCTCGAAGAACTAGAATCGAAATATGATTTCACTGGCAACGAATCGATGTCGATTCCGAAAGCACTTCAGATCAAAGAAGAGCTCGAAAAGATTGACGAACTGTTAAGCCAGTTGGAACAGGCGTCCAAAGACGCGCAGATCGGCATCATCGATATGGAGATGTTGTCCGAGTTCGCCGACAAAGGCGATATGCAAAAGTTAGAAGAGATGCAGCAGCAGCTCGAAAACATGATGCGTGAACAAGCCGAGCGTCAAGGATTAGAAAAGGATCCTGATGGGAAGGGTGGATTTCGACTAACACCGCAGGCCTACAAAATCTTTCAAGGACGACTGCTTCAGCGGATCTTCAGCGAACTGGCACCATCGCGAACCGGCCGTCACCAGGGTGATGTCGTGGGCGAGGGTGCGGTTGAACTTCAACAAACCAAACCCTACGAGTTTGGTGATAGTGTTGCGAACATTGACGTGCCGCAAACCGTCATCAATGCGTTGCTTCGCCAAGGCGACGAGCGGCCGATTCGGTTGCGCAGCGACGACATCGAAGTCCATAAAACCCGCAACCACCCTAAGTGCGCGACCGCTGTGATCATGGACATGAGCGGTTCGATGCGATACGACGGCCAGTACGTCAATGTCAAGCGAATGGCACTCGCACTGCAGGGACTGATCACGACGGAGTACCCCGGCGACTTCTTGAAATTCATCGAGATGTACACTTTCGCGAAAATGCGAACACCCGGTGAGATCATCGAACTGATGCCCAAGCCAGTGACCATCCATGATCCATGGGTCCAGCTGCGGGCCGACATGAGTCAGCCCGATATCAGCGAAGCGATGGTGCATCCGCACTTCACCAACATCCAACACGCCTTGCAATTGGCTCGCCGCAATCTGGCAACCTGCGACACACCGAACCGACAAGTCGTATTGATTACCGATGGATTGCCTACCGCTCATTTCGAAGAAGAACAGCTCTACATGCTGTATCCGCCTCATCCGCGAACCGAAGAAGCAACGATGCGAGAGGCTGCGATGTGCAGCAAAGAAGGCATCACGATCAACATCTTCTTGATTCCCAGTTGGTCTCAAAGCCAAGAAGACGTTCAGTTTGCTCAGCGGCTTGCGCAAACGACGCAGGGCCGCGTTTTCTTCACCAGCGGAAAAGACTTGGATCGTTTCGTGCTCTGGGACTACGTCCAGAACCGCCGAGAAATCATTTCATAGCGTAAGCGGGACCAATTTCGGATGACGCGGTCAAAGACCGGCTCTGATCGAGTTCGCGATGGCGACTCAATCGATCGTAGCGCCTGTATCGGTTCTATGAATTGATTCCCACGGTGTTACAGACGTCGCGACGTGAACTTGGGATTTACGGCTACGGATGACCTAGCGTTTGCTTGAACACCCATTTCTTAGCCACCCGAAATCCCATGTCATCATGATTAATCGCACCTCTACCGGATTGGTTCTTTTTGCATCCACGCTGTTGGTCTACACGGTGGGTTGCTGCGGCCAGGGTTGCGAATCAGAACCGCAAAAGTCCTACGGCACTCTCTTGAAAGATGCCGTCGCGGCCGAACCTCGCAAAGTCGATGCATCCACCACGCTGGACAAGGTTTTCGCCGACAACAAGAAACGTCTTGAGTTCAGGTACACCGTGACCGATGCAGGCAAAGCGGCAGCGGTAAGCAATCACGGTGCGAGCTTTCAAAAAATCGTCACCAGCATGACAAGCAGTGATCCGCTAGCCAAAGAGGCCGCGTTTCGAAAGGTCACGATCGAACACATCTTTAACGATGAATCGGGCAGCCTGATTTCATCAATCGTTGCGGACGACCACTCACCGCAATCGGGAATGCCTATGGCAGCCGAAGTTCTGCGCAACAAAGTCAACACGACGGGCGTCCAAGGCAATCCATTTCTCAAGTAACCACGCCGCTTCGCCGATCCCACAGCGCCGAACTACGGGCAACTCAGTCTTCGACTAACAAGTCGTCTTC comes from the Rubripirellula reticaptiva genome and includes:
- a CDS encoding magnesium chelatase, whose amino-acid sequence is MNAIVAPPQPRTLAELTQSGWESKTVKQEIRDNFTRMLAAREELFPGMIGYEDTVIPEINLALLAGHDMLFLGEKGQGKSRMMRMLTRFLDEWIPYIDHPDLPIHEDPAKPISSLGKRLVAEHDPADIKIGWWHRKQRYAERLSPGTKFADIIGEIDPAKLTGGVSMSAEEALSFGLIPRMHRGIFAMNELPELDELVQVGLFNILEERDVQIRGYPIQFDIDVMILFSANPSTYNRSGKVIPQLKDRIGTIVQTHYPAERDQGIAILQQEVGEQLDGEYPVSVPYFMYQIVEEITNQARRSKYIDQASGVSARFSLANFRTIVASARQRGIVNDEKPAVPRISDLGHLYASSLGKLELDLMGTHQMSERQVLDAVVAEAIRIVFGEYVEEHGLAEIAEIFRGGVRIEVGDMLPSSDYAERLKSVPPAWDKAFEVNASENEAVRASCVEFVLAGLYSMDKISRSQRHGKIQYEV
- a CDS encoding vWA domain-containing protein — its product is MKSRVGGIIHAYQKYDPASFPPPTQEPPDLVSPAFEQAMMYGNYRELSAEELARAVKLDPSQIAGLGPSLDMLRAMLEERKRRILETYEAKTVQKKARKAYFNSSKNVRVPKNQEKAFRQAITYEQPYIIEQIWYHADSDNSELARSLMNISARMSDKHNLEELESKYDFTGNESMSIPKALQIKEELEKIDELLSQLEQASKDAQIGIIDMEMLSEFADKGDMQKLEEMQQQLENMMREQAERQGLEKDPDGKGGFRLTPQAYKIFQGRLLQRIFSELAPSRTGRHQGDVVGEGAVELQQTKPYEFGDSVANIDVPQTVINALLRQGDERPIRLRSDDIEVHKTRNHPKCATAVIMDMSGSMRYDGQYVNVKRMALALQGLITTEYPGDFLKFIEMYTFAKMRTPGEIIELMPKPVTIHDPWVQLRADMSQPDISEAMVHPHFTNIQHALQLARRNLATCDTPNRQVVLITDGLPTAHFEEEQLYMLYPPHPRTEEATMREAAMCSKEGITINIFLIPSWSQSQEDVQFAQRLAQTTQGRVFFTSGKDLDRFVLWDYVQNRREIIS